From Cydia strobilella chromosome 7, ilCydStro3.1, whole genome shotgun sequence, one genomic window encodes:
- the LOC134743140 gene encoding cuticle protein 19-like, protein MFFKVVSLLALLATVVVAQHGHGHAHSSQHISKHDGHPHVVTIHDHHGHEKHVDYYTHPKYEFEYKVDDHHTGDHKTQHEHRDGDVVKGFYSLHEPDGSIRHVHYHGDKHTGFHADVKHSTHHIVPEHHHHH, encoded by the exons ATGTTCTTTAAG GTTGTGAGTCTTCTGGCTTTATTAGCCACGGTGGTGGTCGCTCAACACGGTCATGGGCACGCTCACTCCTCGCAGCACATCTCCAAGCACGACGGACACCCGCACGTGGTCACTATCCATGACCACCATGGACATGAAAAGCACGTCGACTATTAC actCATCCCAAATACGAGTTCGAGTACAAAGTAGATGACCATCACACCGGTGACCACAAGACGCAGCACGAGCACCGCGATGGTGATGTCGTCAAGGGCTTCTACAGCCTGCACGAGCCTGATGGTTCCATCAGACACGTCCACTACCACGGCGACAAGCACACCGg ATTCCATGCTGACGTCAAACACAGCACCCATCACATCGTTCCCGAGCATCATCACCATCATTAA
- the LOC134742817 gene encoding uncharacterized protein LOC134742817, protein MMLKVVGLLALVALVVAQHGHGHGYSSQYISKHDEHPQIVTIKDHHGHEKHVDYYTRPKYEFKYKVDDDHTGDHKAQHEHRDGDVTKSNYHVDVKHIVPEHHHH, encoded by the exons atgatGCTTAAA GTAGTGGGTCTTCTTGCCTTAGTCGCTTTGGTGGTCGCTCAGCATGGACATGGCCACGGGTATTCCTCCCAGTACATATCTAAACACGACGAACACCCGCAAATAGTCACCATCAAAGACCACcacggacacgagaaacacgTCGATTACTAC acTCGTCCCAAATACGAGTTCAAGTACAAAGTGGACGACGATCACACGGGCGACCACAAGGCGCAGCACGAGCACCGCGACGGCGACGTCACCAAGTCCAATTACCACGTCGATGTCAAGCACATTGTTCCGGAGCACCATCATCACTAA